The following proteins are co-located in the Hemicordylus capensis ecotype Gifberg chromosome 11, rHemCap1.1.pri, whole genome shotgun sequence genome:
- the IRS4 gene encoding insulin receptor substrate 4: MASEMLGPSGGEGGCLVLEGKDEAAGGAGGSSQGASASKLGAPALAEEDPELVESAPCPPPAHHLMLLLRRSPSTSLCLVQEEDALLPGGSPAAAATTTAAGRGGPSSVGRGGPPGPSPRGAPTLPGSTAMGDDVKKCGYLRKQKHGHKRYFVLREESHLAPARLEYYDSEKKFKSSLRATATGGNVALCCPPPKRVIPLYQCFTVSRRADAKHKHIIALYTKDEYFAMVAENEAEQESWYQAITELMSQSKRGFLEQDDQADQQLDDDDEHYGAALRPGTVFKEVWQVNVKPKGLGQTKNLTGVYRLCLSSKAIHLVKLNTEVPSVHLQLMNIRRCGHSENFFFIEVGRSASIGPGELWMQVDDSVVAQNMHETFLETMKALKAFSEFRPRSKSQSSSGGGSSTNPISFITTRRHLGNLPPSQTGLQRRSRTESVTGGTPPTSKSSSAYRFRTSSEGEGTMTRPFRSVTGSLIHLNTARMNLGRQEGSGRYVRAAFSSSYHTRSASLPVSHFPSTTSPISVSSSSGHGSASDTLVRPSSSSVCGSPSDGGFISSDEYGSSPGDFRYFRVRSNTPDSLGNTPPIREENCLNEYMSMSKQQMDHNSSRDDYREAEKCFRKRTYSLTKPASGPAQQKTTQTAAALDEYSAGSHGHLPCSESPKFKDNPEPEYAEAALDSVCNQSRNKGRDDGYMPMMPGVASSLSNNDDYLPMTPKNVSVPKQINSSWSSSQADSRGYMMMFPRAVSSPVRSPLTGFNSRSGNEKLANNEYMDMSPGNSSAPKPPGDSNYMHTNTGSKNFGSYFSLPRSFKTLTGQNGEHNEYVPMSSPGKLLYGESENGKNVSNEVLANGLSKTSLLKASDEGLSQNRVTRPTRLPLGTRGSNTIPRMYDRTIPLEPSSPGEYINIDFGEKASNTPYSLSAEGSPSSLGSSSDHRQSPLSDYMSVDLDVQSPKAAKDLSNSLTDISIYSSSSIPRNPPDADYARLSFRTACVSTASGRIDDYTEMTFNMAATPPGPFSTESKNGVKIDSPPSIVNRLCIVDQYAGSSDFSVPSPDPPVVPKVIRADPQGRRRHSSETFSSAGTVTTSSSFFTDSSKRHSSASFDNVWLKPEEHISDGHESKMSRDTSTGFQNGLNYIALNLRENSLNCEESPSTPNCHLPNGTLNLESGVYVSIDFSRSDGLKCNSATKD, translated from the coding sequence ATGGCGAGCGAGATGCTTGGCCCCAGCGGCGGGGAAGGCGGCTGCcttgttttggagggaaaggacgAGGCTGCGGGCGGCGCAGGGGGCTCCAGCCAGGGGGCCAGTGCCAGCAAGCTGGGGGCCCCTGCCCTCGCCGAGGAGGACCCGGAGCTGGTGGAGAgcgccccctgcccgccccctgcTCACCACTTGATGCTCCTGCTGAGGAGGTCCCCTAGCACCTCCCTCTGCCTGGTGCAAGAAGAAGATGCCCTCCTTCCTGGGGGCagccctgctgccgctgccaccaccacggcTGCTGGGCGAGGCGGCCCCAGCTCGGTAGGGCGAGGTGGGCCCCCAGGGCCCTCCCCCCGGGGAGCGCCCACCCTACCGGGGAGTACAGCCATGGGGGATGATGTGAAGAAGTGTGGCTACCTAAGGAAGCAGAAGCATGGCCACAAGCGCTACTTTGTGCTGCGGGAGGAGAGTCACCTGGCCCCGGCCAGGCTGGAGTACTATGACAGTGAGAAGAAATTCAAGAGCAGCTTGAGGGCGACGGCGACTGGTGGGAAtgttgctctctgctgcccccctcccaagCGGGTCATCCCCCTCTACCAGTGCTTCACGGTCAGCCGGAGAGCAGATGCCAAGCACAAGCACATCATCGCTCTGTATACCAAGGATGAGTATTTTGCCATGGTTGCCGAGAACGAGGCTGAGCAGGAGAGCTGGTACCAGGCAATCACTGAGCTCATGAGTCAAAGCAAGAGGGGGTTCTTGGAGCAGGACGACCAGGCTGATCAACAACTGGATGACGATGACGAGCATTATGGGGCTGCTCTTCGGCCCGGGACTGTGTTCAAGGAAGTTTGGCAGGTCAATGTAAAGCCCAAGGGACTGGGGCAGACCAAGAATTTGACTGGGGTGTATAGGTTGTGCCTCTCTAGCAAGGCAATCCATCTTGTCAAACTGAATACTGAGGTTCCCTCTGTCCACTTACAGTTAATGAACATCCGCCGATGTGGGCACTCAGAAAACTTCTTTTTCATTGAGGTGGGCAGGTCTGCTTCCATTGGTCCAGGTGAGCTGTGGATGCAAGTTGATGATTCAGTGGTTGCCCAGAACATGCATGAAACCTTTCTAGAAACCATGAAAGCTTTGAAAGCCTTCTCTGAGTTCAGACCTCGCAGCAAGAGCCAGTCTTCTAGTGGCGGTGGTAGCAGCACCAACCCAATTTCCTTCATCACTACCAGAAGGCACCTAGGAAACCTACCACCTAGTCAGACTGGCTTACAGAGAAGATCCAGAACTGAAAGTGTTACTGGGGGGACCCCACCAACCTCCAAGAGTAGTAGTGCTTATCGCTTCAGAACTTCTAGTGAAGGGGAGGGAACAATGACCAGACCTTTTAGGTCAGTGACTGGAAGCCTGATTCATCTGAATACTGCAAGGATGAATTTGGGGCGACAAGAAGGGAGTGGGCGATACGTTAGAGCAGCGTTTAGCTCTTCTTATCACACCAGGTCTGCCTCTCTGCCAGTATCTCATTTCCCTTCCACTACTAGCCCCATCAGTGTTTCTTCAAGTAGTGGCCATGGATCTGCTTCAGATACTCTTGTAAGGCCTTCTAGTTCATCGGTCTGTGGGTCCCCAAGCGATGGTGGCTTTATATCTTCCGATGAATATGGTTCTAGCCCTGGAGACTTCAGGTACTTTCGTGTGAGAAGTAACACCCCAGATTCCTTGGGCAATACACCACCAATCAGAGAGGAAAATTGTTTGAATGAATACATGTCTATGAGCAAACAGCAAATGGATCATAATAGTTCAAGAGATGAttaccgggaggctgaaaaatgTTTCAGAAAAAGAACTTACTCTTTAACTAAACCTGCTTCTGGACCAGCACAGCAGAAAACAACCCAAACTGCAGCTGCTTTAGATGAGTATTCTGCAGGAAGCCACGGACACTTGCCTTGTTCTGAATCGCCAAAATTTAAAGATAACCCTGAACCTGAATATGCAGAGGCTGCTCTTGATTCTGTATGTAATCAAAGCAGGAACAAAGGTAGAGATGATGGATACATGCCAATGATGCCAGGAGTTGCATCCTCTCTTTCAAACAATGATGATTATCTGCCAATGACTCCTAAAAATGTGTCTGTTCCAAAACAGATAAACAGCTCTTGGTCGTCATCTCAGGCTGACTCCAGAGGATATATGATGATGTTTCCTAGGGCTGTCTCTTCACCTGTACGAAGTCCTTTAACTGGATTTAATTCTAGAAGTGGAAATGAAAAATTGGCCAATAATGAATATATGGATATGTCACCTGGAAATTCATCTGCTCCAAAGCCACCCGGTGATTCAAATTATATGCATACCAATACTGGTTCCAAAAATTTTGGCTCATACTTTTCTCTCCCCCGAAGTTTTAAGACTCTGACAGGGCAAAATGGTGAACACAATGAATATGTTCCAATGTCATCACCTGGAAAACTACTATATGGTGAATCTGAGAATGGTAAAAATGTCAGCAATGAAGTTTTGGCCAATGGCCTCTCCAAGACATCTCTTCTAAAAGCTTCAGATGAAGGCCTTTCACAGAACAGGGTTACGAGGCCAACAAGGCTTCCACTAGGTACCAGAGGTAGCAACACTATCCCAAGAATGTATGATCGTACAATTCCACTTGAGCCATCTAGCCCTGGtgaatatataaatattgattTCGGTGAAAAAGCAAGTAATACACCATATTCTTTATCTGCAGAGGGATCACCCTCCTCTCTTGGCTCTAGCAGTGACCATAGGCAGTCGCCACTTTCTGACTACATGAGTGTTGATCTTGATGTTCAGTCACCGAAAGCAGCAAAAGATCTATCCAACTCTTTAACAGATATTTCTATTTATTCAAGTTCGAGTATCCCAAGAAACCCACCTGATGCTGATTATGCCAGACTCTCATTTCGTACGGcttgtgtgagcacagcaagtgGTAGGATTGATGACTACACTGAGATGACCTTCAACATGGCAGCAACACCACCTGGACCCTTTAGCACAGAAAGCAAAAATGGCGTAAAGATTGATAGTCCTCCTTCCATAGTAAATCGGCTCTGCATTGTTGACCAATATGCGGGTAGCAGTGACTTCTCTGTTCCTAGTCCTGATCCTCCAGTAGTACCTAAAGTTATTCGTGCTGACCCACAAGGAAGGAGGCGGCATAGCTCTGAAACATTTTCTTCTGCTGGCACTgttaccacctcctcctccttctttacTGACAGTAGTAAACGGCACAGCTCTGCCTCTTTTGATAATGTGTGGCTGAAACCCGAAGAACACATTTCAGATGGCCATGAAAGCAAGATGTCCAGAGATACTTCAActggatttcaaaatggcttaaacTATATAGCTCTTAATTTACGAGAGAATTCTCTAAACTGTGAGGAAAGCCCTAGTACACCGAACTGCCACCTCCCAAATGGTACTTTGAATCTGGAAAGCGGAGTGTATGTAAGCATAGACTTTAGCAGATCTGATGGTTTGAAGTGCAACTCTGCAACAAAAG